The DNA sequence ACCGATTCTCAGGCTGGTTCAGCCGGTTTTTGCGCCGGAGGGGCATTTAAAAAGCGCAACCTTCTGCACGCTGCCTGCCGGCCGCTAGAGCAGTTGCATCTCGAGGTCGGCGAACGCCCGCAAGTCGTCCATGCGAACATCTGAGACCGCCCAGAAGAAAAATCCGCCCCGCTCCCAGTGCAGAACGTTGTAGCCATTCTGGGAGAAACTTTGCACCGGGGCCGCGTGACCGGATTTCGACGGCCCGATAAACAGGTTGATGATGTGTTTATTGCGCCGGTAAACCAGGGCGGCGACCTCCTGGCGGTCGAGGTAGTCGAGCCGTCCACCGATCAGGTCAAACCCGTGCTGAGCGAAGTCCTGCACGGGCGGGGAAAATTCCAGTTTTCCGGCAAACCATGGCTTGACCGTGTGTTGGTCGGTCGAGGGTACGTCCAAAAGGTGCGTGGCGAGCAGCGATCGGATATGACCCTGGATCACCTGCGCGGCGAGCGTGCGATCCTCGGCGCCGCCGGTAAGCCAACCCGGCCGTAAGAGAGCCAGCCCGAAAACGATGGCAAGAACGGCGGCAAGGGCCATCGGAACGGAAAACCAGGGGATCACGACCCGTTGCCGGAAACGGTCCGCACGTTCCTTCGGCTTCGCGGGGGCCGCCGGCAGAGAAGATAGAACCCGGGTGCGCAGCGAGTCCGGCACGTCGAACGCGAGTTCGGGCTGGCCCAACAGCTCGCGCAGCCCTTTTCGGGCCTCGAGAATCTGAGCGCACGCCGCGCACTCACGCAGGTGACGCTCTACGGCGATGATCGTCGCGGCATCCAGTTCGTTGTCGATGCAGGCATCTATGAACTCCTGACACTCCTCGCAATTCATAGGTCGTCGTGTTCCTTGCGCTCGCGCAGCGAGAGTTGCAGCTGGTCCCGGGCACGCGACAGGCGCGACATTACCGTGCCTAGGGGAATCCCGGCCACCTCAGAGATCTCCTTGTAAGACAAACCTTCCAGTTCCCGCAGGACCACGATCTCACGAAAGTCTGCCGGTAACGCCGCGATCGCCTCCCGAACGGTTTCAATCGTCGCCTTGGCAACTACGCTGGCGCGGGGTCCCGGCGCCGCATCCGGGATGTCATTGATCTCTCCCTCCGGCACAAGCTCTCTTTCTTTCACGTTCCGGGTTTTTAACGCGTCATAACACGTGTTCCGAACGATTCGCAGAAACCAGGCGCGTACGTTTCCCTCCGTGCGGAAACTCTCGAAGAAACGGAAGGCTTTAACGTAAGAATCCTGCACGACATCCTGGGCATCCTCTTCATTCCTCATCAACCAACGGGCAAGGTTATACGCATCCTTCATCAGCGGCAGCGTAAGATTTTCAAACCGCGCCCGAGCTTGCTCGTCGTTCATGCGACGGTGCTACCGTAGAGAAAACCTACCGGGATTCGAGGAATTTTATTCCTCAGAAGGTGCGCGGGGGCCGAGAGCGCTGAATGTCATACCCCTGGATCTCCCGCACACCTTCTACGCCCCTTCTCAGGGTGGTTGAGCCGGTTTTAGCCCCGCAGGGGCGGCAGAAAATGCGAGCGACACCTTTTTGCCGCCCCTTCAGCAAATCCAACCCGGCGGGGCGGGCGTTTGTTAGGGAGGGCGTACAGGCCTGACGCCTTAGGAGGGCTGGATCGTGATTTGACGGTTACCCAGGGGGTAAAGCGCTGGGCTAAGTTCCCTTGGCCCTTCGGGCCGTGAGACGGTCATGGCCGTCCCAGCGCTGCCCTCAAACACTGTGGGTGAAGCTCAACCGGTGTAAGGAATAAACGCGGGCCGCTCCGGGTAGTTAACGATGTCGGCAGAGTGAGTCGACGCAAAAACAAAAAGAACCGGAGAAAACACTTTAATGAACAATCGTTGTGCCAGTTGTCAGGCCCGCTGCCGCTTCCGCAGCGTTCCTGGCGGCGCCTGCAAAATCCATCCGGATGCGGACCGGGCGATCCCGTTTCAACCCCCGTCGCTTCATCATCATGCGTCCGGGATCAATGCAACCGCGGAGAGGAAGGTGGGCCGGTGAAAAAGGCTTCCTCAGATTACATCGTTCAAAACGGCCACGACGACGCGGTTGATCGCCGCGGATTCCTCAAGTGCATGGCGTGGGCCGGCACGGGCGTCATCTGGTCGATCAATGGCGGGATCTTAACATCTAATGTCCTGGGAGAAGGCGCCGCCAACGCGGGTGCCATCGCTTCGGCGGAGCTGAATTTCGTCCAGATCAGCGATAGCCACATCGGCTTTGACAAGCCGGCCAACACCGACGTGTCCGGCACGTTTCGGGAAACCATCAGGCGCATCAACGCCCTGCCGAAAACATCCGAATTCCTGCTGCACACGGGCGACTTGACCCACCTTTCCGACCCGGCCCAGTTCGATACCCTGGCGCAGTTGCTCAAGGACTGCAGGACCAAGGACGTTTTCTATGTGCCGGGTGAACACGATATTTACGACGGCGGCGCACAGTTCCGGGACAGGTTCGGCCAGAAAACGGCCGGTTCAGGCTGGTACAGCTTCGACCAGAAAGGGGTCCACTTCGTGGGCCTGGTCAACGTGGCCAGCATCCAGGAAGGCGGCCTGGGCGTCCTGGGGCAGGAACAACTTGACTGGCTGGAAAAGGATCTCAAAGGTTTGTCGGCCAGCACGCCCATTGTCTTGTTTGCTCACATCCCGTTATGGGCGGTCTACCCGCGATGGGGCTGGGGGACCGACGATGCGGAGCGCGCCCTCGGGTTCGTCAGGCGCTTTGGCTCGGTGACGGTGCTCAACGGGCACATCCATCAGGTGATGCAGAAAGTGGAGGGTAACATCACCTTCCACACCGCCCGCGGAACGGCCTTTCCATTACCCACGCCCGGTTCGGTGCCGAAGCCGGTGCCGGTGGTGGTGGAAGCCGCGCACCTCAAACAGATGCTGGGGCTGACGAGCGTAAACTACACCCAAACCAACCATAGCCTGGCTGTGGTCGACTCCACGCTAGGGTAAGAAAACGCGTTGCCATGATTTCCTGGGACAAAGTTCACGGCGGACTGACACATTTTCCGATCGCGTTGTTGTTGTTTTCAGCGGCTTGCGACTTTGCCGCCGTCGCATTCCGGAAACTGCCGTTTGCGCGGGGGTTGCAAACCGTAAGCTATTATGGGTTGATCTGCGCCGCGGCCGGCT is a window from the Verrucomicrobiota bacterium genome containing:
- a CDS encoding anti-sigma factor, with the translated sequence MNCEECQEFIDACIDNELDAATIIAVERHLRECAACAQILEARKGLRELLGQPELAFDVPDSLRTRVLSSLPAAPAKPKERADRFRQRVVIPWFSVPMALAAVLAIVFGLALLRPGWLTGGAEDRTLAAQVIQGHIRSLLATHLLDVPSTDQHTVKPWFAGKLEFSPPVQDFAQHGFDLIGGRLDYLDRQEVAALVYRRNKHIINLFIGPSKSGHAAPVQSFSQNGYNVLHWERGGFFFWAVSDVRMDDLRAFADLEMQLL
- a CDS encoding sigma-70 family RNA polymerase sigma factor, giving the protein MNDEQARARFENLTLPLMKDAYNLARWLMRNEEDAQDVVQDSYVKAFRFFESFRTEGNVRAWFLRIVRNTCYDALKTRNVKERELVPEGEINDIPDAAPGPRASVVAKATIETVREAIAALPADFREIVVLRELEGLSYKEISEVAGIPLGTVMSRLSRARDQLQLSLRERKEHDDL
- a CDS encoding metallophosphoesterase — protein: MAWAGTGVIWSINGGILTSNVLGEGAANAGAIASAELNFVQISDSHIGFDKPANTDVSGTFRETIRRINALPKTSEFLLHTGDLTHLSDPAQFDTLAQLLKDCRTKDVFYVPGEHDIYDGGAQFRDRFGQKTAGSGWYSFDQKGVHFVGLVNVASIQEGGLGVLGQEQLDWLEKDLKGLSASTPIVLFAHIPLWAVYPRWGWGTDDAERALGFVRRFGSVTVLNGHIHQVMQKVEGNITFHTARGTAFPLPTPGSVPKPVPVVVEAAHLKQMLGLTSVNYTQTNHSLAVVDSTLG